One window from the genome of Trabulsiella odontotermitis encodes:
- the ihfA gene encoding integration host factor subunit alpha — protein sequence MALTKAEMSEYLFDKLGLSKRDAKELVELFFEEIRRALENGEQVKLSGFGNFDLRDKNQRPGRNPKTGEDIPITARRVVTFRPGQKLKSRVENASPKAE from the coding sequence ATGGCGCTTACAAAAGCTGAAATGTCAGAATATCTGTTTGATAAGCTTGGGCTTAGCAAGCGGGATGCCAAAGAACTGGTAGAGCTGTTTTTCGAAGAGATTCGTCGTGCTCTGGAAAATGGTGAGCAGGTGAAACTCTCCGGTTTTGGTAACTTTGACTTGCGTGATAAAAATCAACGCCCGGGGCGCAACCCGAAGACGGGCGAAGATATTCCCATTACAGCCCGGCGTGTGGTGACCTTCAGACCCGGACAGAAGTTAAAGAGCCGAGTCGAAAACGCTTCGCCCAAGGCAGAGTGA
- the selO gene encoding protein adenylyltransferase SelO, translated as MTLSFTSHWRDELPGFYTALQPTPLENARLIWHNVPLAEKLGVEASLFQPEQGAGVWGGETLLPGMSPLAQVYSGHQFGVWAGQLGDGRGILLSEQQLPDGQRYDWHLKGAGLTPYSRMGDGRAVLRSTIRESLASEAMHGLGIPTTRALAIVTSDTPVRRETMEQGAMLMRIAESHVRFGHFEHFYYRREPEKVRQLADYVIRHHWPQLENESDKYIIWFRDVVTRTATLIARWQTVGFAHGVMNTDNMSILGLTLDYGPYGFLDDYQPGFICNHSDHQGRYSFDNQPAVGLWNLQRLAQTLSPFITAEALNEALDIYQLALFREYGLQMRSKLGFYTEQQGDNDLLNALFALMAREGSDFTRTFRMLSQTEQRSAASPLRDEFIDRGAFDRWFQTYRERLQQEQIADDERQRWMKGVNPAMVLRNWLAQRAIEQAQRGDMQELSRLQEALRNPFVDRDDDYVSRPPDWGKRLEVSCSS; from the coding sequence ATGACCCTGTCTTTTACATCTCACTGGCGCGATGAGCTGCCGGGATTTTACACCGCATTGCAACCCACACCGTTAGAGAATGCCCGGCTAATCTGGCACAACGTGCCGCTGGCTGAAAAGCTGGGTGTTGAGGCGTCTTTGTTCCAGCCAGAACAGGGCGCTGGCGTCTGGGGGGGCGAAACGTTGCTGCCCGGCATGTCACCGTTGGCGCAGGTTTACAGCGGACATCAGTTTGGCGTCTGGGCGGGGCAACTCGGCGACGGGCGCGGCATTCTGCTGAGCGAGCAACAACTGCCTGACGGCCAGCGTTATGACTGGCATCTGAAAGGCGCAGGACTGACGCCGTACTCCCGTATGGGTGATGGTCGCGCGGTGCTGCGTTCTACAATTCGCGAAAGTCTGGCGTCTGAAGCCATGCACGGGCTCGGTATTCCCACGACGCGTGCGCTGGCGATAGTGACCAGCGATACGCCTGTCCGTCGCGAGACGATGGAACAGGGCGCGATGTTGATGCGGATTGCGGAAAGTCACGTGCGATTCGGTCACTTTGAGCACTTTTACTACCGCCGGGAACCGGAAAAGGTGCGCCAGCTGGCAGACTATGTGATCCGCCACCACTGGCCGCAACTGGAAAATGAGAGTGACAAATATATTATCTGGTTTCGTGACGTTGTCACGCGAACGGCAACCCTGATTGCGCGCTGGCAGACGGTCGGTTTTGCGCATGGGGTGATGAATACCGACAATATGTCGATCCTCGGGCTAACGCTGGATTATGGCCCGTATGGCTTTCTGGATGACTATCAACCGGGCTTTATCTGTAACCATTCAGATCATCAGGGACGTTACAGTTTTGATAATCAGCCGGCTGTCGGGTTGTGGAATCTGCAACGGCTGGCGCAGACGCTGTCACCGTTCATCACCGCCGAAGCCCTCAACGAGGCGCTGGACATCTATCAGCTGGCGCTGTTTCGCGAATATGGATTGCAGATGCGCAGCAAGCTCGGTTTTTATACTGAGCAGCAGGGTGACAATGACCTTCTGAATGCGCTGTTTGCACTAATGGCGCGGGAAGGCAGTGATTTTACCCGAACCTTCCGGATGCTTAGTCAGACGGAGCAGCGCAGTGCGGCGTCACCGCTGCGTGATGAGTTTATCGATCGTGGTGCGTTTGACCGCTGGTTCCAGACCTATCGTGAGCGTCTTCAGCAGGAACAGATTGCTGATGACGAACGCCAGCGGTGGATGAAGGGGGTTAATCCGGCAATGGTATTGCGTAACTGGCTGGCGCAGCGAGCCATTGAACAGGCACAACGCGGCGATATGCAGGAGCTGTCGCGTCTGCAGGAGGCGCTGCGGAACCCGTTTGTTGACAGGGATGATGATTATGTCAGCCGTCCACCGGACTGGGGGAAACGGCTGGAGGTGAGCTGTTCCAGCTAA
- the pheT gene encoding phenylalanine--tRNA ligase subunit beta, translating into MKFSELWLREWVNPAIDSVALSDQITMAGLEVDGVEPVAGAFNGVVVGEVVECGQHPNADKLRVTKVNVGGERLLDIVCGAPNCRQGLKVAVATIGAVLPGDFKIKAAKLRGEPSEGMLCSFSELGISDDHSGIIELPADAPIGIDIREYLKLNDTTIEISVTPNRADCLGIIGVARDVAVLNQQPLVEPEMAPVAATISDTLPIRVEATDACPRYLGRVVKGINVKAPTPLWMKEKLRRCGIRSIDAVVDVTNYVLLELGQPMHAFDRDRIDGGIVVRMAKPGETLVLLDGSEAKLDTDTLVIADHGKALAMGGIFGGEHSGVNGDTQNVLLECAFFSPLSITGRARRHGLHTDASHRYERGVDPALQYKAMERATRLLIDICGGEAGPVIDVTDAATLPKPATILLRRSKLDRLIGHHIADAQVSDILRRLGCDVTEGQDQWQAVAPSWRFDISIEEDLVEEVARIYGYNNIPDEPVQAGLIMGSHKEANLSLKRVKTLLNDKGYQEVITYSFVDPKIQQLIHPGEEALILPSPISSEMSAMRLSLWTGLLGTVVYNQNRQQSRVRIFETGLRFVPDTQANLGIRQDVMLAGVICGNRYEEHWNLAKETVDFYDVKGDLESVLDLTGKLADVQFKAEANPALHPGQSAAIYLKGERIGFIGVVHPELERKLDLNGRTLVFELEWNKLADRVVPQAQEISRFPANRRDIAVVVAENVAAADILTECKKVGANQVVGVNLFDVYRGKGVAEGYKSLAISLILQDTSRTLEEEEIAATVARCVEALKERFQASLRD; encoded by the coding sequence ATGAAATTCAGTGAACTGTGGTTACGCGAATGGGTCAATCCGGCCATCGACAGCGTCGCACTCTCCGACCAGATCACCATGGCGGGTCTGGAAGTAGATGGCGTTGAGCCGGTCGCGGGCGCATTTAACGGCGTGGTGGTGGGTGAAGTGGTTGAGTGCGGCCAGCATCCGAACGCTGACAAACTGCGCGTGACGAAAGTAAACGTCGGCGGCGAACGCCTGCTGGACATCGTCTGCGGTGCGCCAAATTGCCGTCAGGGGCTGAAAGTGGCGGTGGCGACCATCGGTGCCGTACTGCCGGGCGATTTTAAAATCAAAGCCGCGAAACTGCGGGGTGAACCGTCTGAAGGGATGCTGTGCTCCTTCTCCGAACTGGGGATTTCCGACGATCACAGCGGCATTATCGAACTGCCGGCAGATGCGCCGATTGGCATCGATATTCGCGAATACCTGAAGCTCAACGATACCACCATCGAAATCAGCGTGACGCCGAACCGTGCAGACTGCCTCGGCATTATCGGTGTCGCCCGTGACGTCGCGGTACTGAACCAGCAACCGCTGGTTGAACCGGAAATGGCGCCGGTAGCGGCAACCATCAGCGATACGCTGCCCATCAGGGTAGAAGCGACCGATGCCTGCCCGCGCTATCTGGGCCGTGTCGTCAAAGGTATCAACGTTAAAGCGCCAACACCGCTGTGGATGAAAGAAAAGCTGCGTCGCTGCGGTATTCGTTCCATTGATGCGGTGGTTGATGTCACGAACTATGTACTGCTTGAACTGGGCCAGCCGATGCACGCCTTCGACCGTGACCGTATCGACGGCGGGATCGTAGTGCGTATGGCGAAGCCGGGCGAAACCCTGGTACTGCTGGATGGCAGCGAAGCAAAACTGGATACCGACACGCTGGTGATTGCCGATCACGGTAAAGCGCTGGCGATGGGCGGCATCTTTGGCGGCGAACATTCCGGCGTAAACGGCGACACGCAGAACGTCCTGCTGGAATGTGCGTTCTTCAGCCCGCTGTCGATCACCGGTCGCGCGCGCCGTCATGGCCTGCACACCGATGCGTCTCATCGCTATGAGCGTGGCGTTGATCCGGCGCTACAATACAAAGCAATGGAGCGCGCCACCCGTCTGCTGATCGACATTTGCGGCGGCGAAGCGGGTCCGGTAATTGATGTTACCGATGCTGCCACACTGCCGAAACCAGCGACTATCCTGCTGCGTCGCAGCAAACTGGATCGCCTTATCGGCCATCATATTGCCGATGCGCAGGTTAGCGATATCCTGCGCCGTCTGGGCTGCGACGTGACCGAAGGCCAGGACCAGTGGCAGGCGGTGGCGCCGAGCTGGCGCTTCGATATTTCAATCGAAGAAGATCTGGTGGAAGAAGTGGCGCGTATTTACGGCTACAACAATATCCCGGATGAGCCGGTTCAGGCTGGTTTGATCATGGGAAGCCACAAAGAAGCGAATTTGTCGCTCAAGCGCGTGAAAACGTTGCTGAACGATAAAGGCTACCAGGAAGTGATCACCTACAGCTTCGTTGACCCGAAAATTCAGCAGTTGATCCACCCGGGTGAAGAGGCGCTGATCCTGCCAAGCCCTATCTCCAGCGAAATGTCCGCCATGCGCCTGTCGCTGTGGACCGGCCTGCTGGGCACCGTGGTCTATAACCAGAACCGCCAGCAGAGCCGTGTGCGTATCTTCGAAACTGGCCTGCGTTTTGTACCGGATACCCAGGCAAACCTCGGCATTCGTCAGGATGTGATGCTGGCGGGGGTGATTTGTGGCAACCGTTATGAAGAGCACTGGAACCTGGCAAAAGAGACCGTTGATTTCTATGATGTAAAAGGCGATCTCGAATCCGTGCTGGATTTGACCGGTAAACTGGCTGACGTTCAGTTCAAAGCGGAAGCCAATCCGGCACTGCATCCGGGACAGTCTGCGGCGATTTATCTGAAAGGCGAACGTATTGGTTTCATTGGGGTTGTTCATCCGGAACTCGAACGTAAACTGGATCTGAACGGTCGCACTCTGGTGTTCGAACTGGAGTGGAACAAGCTCGCAGACCGCGTGGTGCCTCAGGCTCAGGAGATTTCTCGCTTCCCGGCGAACCGTCGCGACATCGCTGTTGTGGTCGCTGAAAACGTTGCGGCAGCGGATATTCTCACCGAGTGTAAGAAAGTTGGCGCAAATCAGGTAGTTGGCGTAAACTTATTTGACGTGTACCGTGGTAAGGGTGTAGCGGAGGGTTATAAGAGCCTTGCTATCAGCCTGATCCTTCAGGATACCAGCCGTACACTCGAAGAAGAGGAGATTGCCGCTACCGTTGCCAGATGTGTAGAGGCATTAAAAGAGCGATTCCAGGCATCATTGAGGGATTGA
- the pheS gene encoding phenylalanine--tRNA ligase subunit alpha, whose protein sequence is MSHLAELVASAKAAINQASDVAALDNVRVEYLGKKGHLTLQMTTLRELPPEERPAAGAVINEAKEQVQQALNARKADLEGAALNARLAAETIDVSLPGRRIENGGLHPVTRTIDRIESFFGELGFTVATGPEIEDDYHNFDALNIPGHHPARADHDTFWFDATRLLRTQTSGVQIRTMEHQQPPIRIIAPGRVYRNDYDQTHTPMFHQMEGLIVDKNISFTNLKGTLHDFLRNFFEEDLQIRFRPSYFPFTEPSAEVDVMGKNGKWLEVLGCGMVHPNVLRNVGIDPEIYSGFAFGMGMERLTMLRYGVTDLRAFFENDLRFLKQFK, encoded by the coding sequence ATGTCACATCTCGCAGAGCTGGTTGCCAGTGCGAAGGCAGCCATTAATCAGGCTTCAGATGTTGCCGCGTTAGATAACGTACGCGTCGAATATCTGGGCAAGAAAGGGCATCTGACCCTCCAGATGACAACCCTGCGCGAACTGCCGCCTGAGGAACGTCCAGCGGCAGGTGCGGTCATCAACGAAGCGAAAGAGCAGGTTCAGCAGGCGCTGAACGCGCGTAAAGCGGATCTGGAAGGCGCTGCGCTGAATGCCCGTCTGGCTGCAGAAACGATCGACGTTTCGCTGCCGGGCCGCCGTATTGAAAACGGGGGCCTGCACCCGGTCACCCGTACTATTGACCGTATTGAAAGTTTCTTCGGCGAGCTCGGTTTTACCGTCGCGACTGGCCCGGAAATCGAAGACGATTACCATAATTTCGATGCGCTGAACATTCCTGGCCACCATCCGGCCCGCGCCGACCACGATACTTTCTGGTTTGACGCGACGCGTCTGCTGCGTACCCAGACCTCTGGCGTGCAGATCCGCACCATGGAACACCAGCAACCGCCTATTCGCATCATCGCGCCGGGCCGCGTCTATCGTAACGACTACGATCAGACGCACACCCCGATGTTCCATCAGATGGAAGGGCTGATCGTTGATAAGAACATCAGCTTTACCAACCTGAAAGGCACGCTGCACGACTTCCTGCGTAACTTCTTTGAAGAAGATTTGCAGATTCGTTTCCGTCCGTCTTATTTCCCTTTCACCGAACCGTCTGCCGAAGTTGATGTGATGGGTAAAAATGGCAAATGGCTGGAAGTGCTGGGTTGCGGCATGGTGCATCCGAACGTACTGCGTAACGTCGGTATCGATCCGGAAATTTACTCCGGTTTCGCCTTCGGGATGGGCATGGAGCGCCTGACCATGTTGCGTTACGGTGTCACCGACTTACGTGCATTCTTCGAAAACGATCTGCGTTTCCTCAAACAGTTTAAATAA
- a CDS encoding C40 family peptidase yields the protein MRFWFILLVAFILAGCSSHRAPPPNPRLSDSIAVIAGLNDQLQNWRGTPYRYGGMNRRGVDCSGFVVMTFRDQFEMQLPRETRQQANVGTEIDKDQLLPGDLVFFKTGSGANGLHVGIYDTDNTFIHASTSQGVTRSSLDNVYWRKNFWQARRI from the coding sequence ATGCGTTTCTGGTTTATTTTGCTGGTGGCATTCATTCTTGCAGGATGCAGCAGCCATCGCGCGCCACCGCCTAATCCACGGCTTTCTGACTCGATTGCCGTCATCGCCGGTCTGAATGATCAGTTGCAGAACTGGCGGGGAACCCCTTATCGCTATGGCGGCATGAACCGTCGGGGCGTTGATTGCTCCGGATTTGTGGTCATGACGTTCCGCGATCAATTTGAGATGCAATTGCCGCGTGAAACTCGCCAACAAGCGAATGTGGGTACAGAAATAGACAAAGATCAGCTGTTACCCGGCGATCTGGTATTCTTCAAAACTGGCTCTGGCGCCAATGGTTTGCATGTCGGCATTTATGATACCGACAACACCTTTATTCATGCATCAACGAGTCAGGGCGTCACTCGTTCCTCACTGGATAACGTCTACTGGCGGAAAAATTTCTGGCAGGCGAGACGAATTTGA
- the btuD gene encoding vitamin B12 ABC transporter ATP-binding protein BtuD: MTLLMQLHHVEETARLGPFSADVQGGEILHLVGPNGAGKSTLLTRMAGLSAGKGQVAFNGRDLVSWSETELAHHRAYLTQQQTPPFAIPVWQYLMLHQHDKSQSVLLNKMANALGLTSKLGRQTNQLSGGEWQRVRLAAVMLQIHPEGNPQGQLLLLDEPMNSLDVAQQAALDGLLNQLCEAGITVVMSSHDLNYSLRTAHRVWLMRDGKLIASGKKEEVLTPEHLYQAWQMYFQRLDISGHQILISTLPHERSLAS; the protein is encoded by the coding sequence ATGACGCTCCTGATGCAGCTGCATCATGTCGAGGAAACGGCTCGCCTTGGGCCGTTTTCTGCTGACGTGCAGGGTGGGGAGATCCTGCATCTCGTTGGTCCAAACGGTGCAGGGAAAAGCACGCTGTTAACACGAATGGCGGGGCTGAGTGCAGGCAAAGGCCAGGTAGCCTTCAATGGCAGAGATCTCGTAAGCTGGTCCGAAACCGAACTGGCGCACCATCGTGCGTATCTCACGCAGCAGCAGACACCGCCATTTGCGATTCCGGTCTGGCAGTATCTGATGCTCCATCAGCACGATAAATCGCAGAGCGTTCTGCTGAATAAAATGGCCAATGCGCTGGGGCTGACCTCAAAACTGGGGCGCCAGACCAACCAGCTTTCCGGTGGCGAATGGCAACGCGTACGTCTGGCGGCGGTGATGCTGCAAATCCATCCTGAAGGCAACCCGCAAGGGCAGCTTTTACTGCTTGATGAGCCGATGAACAGCCTTGATGTGGCGCAGCAGGCGGCGCTGGATGGCTTGCTGAATCAGCTTTGCGAGGCGGGTATTACGGTGGTGATGAGCAGTCACGATCTCAATTATTCGCTGCGCACTGCCCATCGCGTCTGGTTAATGCGTGACGGCAAACTGATCGCCAGCGGGAAAAAAGAAGAGGTATTAACGCCGGAACATCTTTATCAGGCCTGGCAAATGTATTTTCAGCGGCTGGATATATCCGGACATCAGATTCTGATTTCAACGCTGCCACACGAAAGGTCTCTTGCCAGTTAA
- a CDS encoding glutathione peroxidase — MQNDILNTEVTTIDGEKTTLETWRGKVLLIVNVASKCGLTPQYEQLEAIQKKWQEEGFSVLGFPCNQFMGQEPGSEEEIKTFCSTTYGVTFPMLSKGDVNGEHRHPLYQKLVKAAPVAIAPEGSGFYERMASKGRTPLYPDDILWNFEKFLVGRDGQVIQRFSPDMTPDDPTVTNAIKQALAN; from the coding sequence ATGCAAAACGATATTCTGAACACCGAAGTTACCACCATCGACGGCGAGAAAACTACGCTGGAAACCTGGCGCGGAAAGGTTCTGCTGATCGTCAACGTCGCATCAAAATGTGGCTTAACGCCGCAGTATGAGCAACTGGAGGCTATCCAGAAGAAATGGCAGGAAGAGGGATTCAGCGTGCTGGGCTTTCCCTGCAATCAGTTTATGGGTCAGGAGCCAGGCAGTGAAGAGGAGATCAAAACTTTCTGTTCGACCACCTACGGCGTGACGTTCCCGATGCTGAGCAAAGGCGACGTCAACGGTGAACACCGCCATCCGCTGTATCAGAAACTGGTCAAAGCCGCACCCGTGGCAATTGCCCCGGAAGGTAGCGGTTTTTACGAACGTATGGCCAGCAAAGGGCGCACACCGCTCTACCCGGACGATATCCTGTGGAATTTCGAGAAATTCCTCGTGGGTCGTGACGGGCAGGTGATTCAGCGCTTCTCACCGGATATGACCCCGGACGATCCCACTGTCACAAACGCCATCAAACAGGCGCTGGCGAACTAA
- the rpmI gene encoding 50S ribosomal protein L35: MPKIKTVRGAAKRFKKTGKGGFKHKHANLRHILTKKATKRKRHLRPKAMVSKGDLGLVIACLPYA; encoded by the coding sequence ATGCCAAAAATTAAGACCGTACGCGGTGCTGCTAAGCGCTTCAAAAAAACCGGTAAAGGTGGTTTTAAGCACAAGCACGCTAACCTGCGTCATATTCTGACCAAAAAAGCTACCAAGCGTAAACGTCACCTGCGCCCGAAAGCCATGGTTTCCAAAGGCGATCTGGGTCTGGTCATCGCGTGCCTGCCGTACGCATAA
- the pheM gene encoding pheST operon leader peptide PheM, which yields MNAAIFRFFFYFST from the coding sequence ATGAATGCTGCTATTTTCCGCTTCTTTTTTTACTTTAGCACCTGA
- the hemP gene encoding hemin uptake protein HemP, with the protein MDSSTEQDKPKENSPYPVPTDRRISSQALLGQEGRVLIEHNGHVYLLRQTLAGKLILTK; encoded by the coding sequence ATGGACAGCTCCACCGAACAGGACAAACCGAAAGAGAACAGCCCCTATCCCGTTCCCACCGATCGCCGCATCAGCAGCCAGGCGCTGTTAGGTCAGGAAGGCCGCGTGCTGATCGAACACAACGGCCATGTATACCTGCTTCGTCAGACCCTCGCCGGAAAACTGATCCTGACCAAATAA
- the btuC gene encoding vitamin B12 ABC transporter permease BtuC, which yields MLSWVRLQQQRNRRWLLALLLILAVATMLSLCAGDQWIAPADWFSAKGQLFIWQIRLPRTLAVLLVGAALALSGAIMQALFENPLAEPGLLGVSNGAGVGLIAAVLLGHGLLPGWVLGLCAIAGALLITFILLRFARRHLSTSRLLLAGVALGIICSAIMTWAVYFSTSFDLRQLMYWMMGGFGGVDWQQLWLMIALIPVMVWVSGQSQPLNLLALGEVSARQLGLPLWLWRKLLVIATGWLVGVSVALAGAIGFIGLVIPHILRLCGLTDHRVLLPACVLAGGSALLMADVIARLALSAAELPIGVVTATLGAPVFIWLLLKSGR from the coding sequence ATGCTCTCCTGGGTTCGACTTCAACAACAACGAAACCGACGCTGGCTTCTCGCGTTGCTGCTGATACTGGCGGTTGCGACGATGCTCAGTCTTTGCGCGGGCGATCAGTGGATCGCGCCGGCAGACTGGTTCAGCGCGAAAGGGCAACTGTTTATCTGGCAGATCCGCCTGCCGCGTACGCTGGCGGTATTGCTGGTCGGGGCGGCGCTGGCGCTTTCCGGCGCCATTATGCAGGCGCTGTTTGAAAACCCGCTTGCCGAACCCGGCCTGTTGGGTGTATCCAATGGGGCTGGCGTCGGCCTGATTGCCGCTGTGCTGCTCGGGCACGGTCTGTTGCCTGGCTGGGTACTGGGCCTGTGCGCCATCGCTGGCGCGCTGCTCATCACCTTTATTTTGCTGCGCTTTGCCCGTCGCCATCTCTCAACCAGCCGCCTGTTGCTGGCCGGGGTTGCACTCGGGATCATCTGCAGCGCCATTATGACCTGGGCGGTCTATTTCTCGACTTCCTTCGATCTGCGCCAGTTAATGTACTGGATGATGGGCGGCTTTGGCGGTGTGGACTGGCAACAGCTATGGTTGATGATTGCGCTGATCCCGGTCATGGTATGGGTCAGCGGCCAATCACAGCCGTTGAATTTACTGGCACTGGGGGAAGTCTCCGCGCGTCAACTTGGTTTGCCGCTGTGGCTGTGGCGCAAATTGCTGGTCATCGCTACAGGCTGGTTGGTAGGCGTCAGCGTTGCGCTGGCGGGAGCTATTGGATTTATCGGTCTGGTCATTCCTCACATCCTGCGGCTGTGCGGCCTGACTGATCACCGGGTGCTGCTGCCGGCTTGCGTACTGGCCGGGGGAAGCGCGTTACTGATGGCGGATGTGATTGCGCGTCTGGCGCTTTCTGCCGCTGAACTGCCCATCGGCGTGGTCACCGCCACACTGGGCGCTCCGGTCTTTATCTGGTTACTCTTAAAATCGGGTCGTTAA
- a CDS encoding EAL domain-containing protein: MIVSLDNAYRPECLFLPARNNTDKLIGLEIIANFVGVGTGVRTPTELITRYMTPDEELSLFNEKLALLETCQLFFIQHHLLAWINISPVIVQALLTQTALIESVKRFPFLEFTINENYPGLNTLNEHHALMILAKRFNLVLANFGAGDASTKAIFAGVFSRIAIDKTFVQRRILSSSFEPFMRAIVAQVLPHCATLMIAGVDNEETRRRVEPFGFSAMQGALWPAVTASRITTLVQG, translated from the coding sequence ATGATTGTCTCACTGGATAACGCCTATCGCCCGGAATGTTTATTTCTCCCGGCCAGAAACAATACCGACAAACTCATCGGTCTGGAAATCATTGCCAACTTTGTCGGTGTGGGCACGGGTGTCCGTACGCCAACGGAACTCATCACCAGGTACATGACTCCCGATGAAGAGTTATCATTATTTAATGAAAAACTCGCGTTGCTGGAAACCTGCCAGCTCTTTTTTATTCAACATCATTTACTGGCCTGGATAAATATATCCCCGGTCATTGTGCAGGCGTTGTTAACACAAACCGCGTTAATCGAAAGCGTTAAACGATTCCCGTTTCTCGAATTTACCATTAATGAAAATTACCCTGGTTTAAATACGCTGAATGAACATCATGCATTAATGATACTCGCAAAGCGGTTTAATCTGGTGCTCGCGAATTTTGGCGCGGGCGATGCGTCCACAAAAGCCATTTTTGCTGGCGTTTTTTCGCGTATTGCTATCGATAAAACCTTCGTTCAGCGTCGCATACTGTCTTCTTCATTTGAACCCTTTATGCGCGCTATCGTGGCTCAGGTACTGCCGCATTGTGCCACGTTGATGATTGCGGGCGTTGACAACGAAGAGACGCGGCGGCGGGTGGAACCGTTTGGTTTCAGCGCTATGCAAGGGGCGTTGTGGCCCGCCGTTACCGCGAGTCGCATTACCACGCTGGTACAGGGATAA
- the rplT gene encoding 50S ribosomal protein L20, producing the protein MARVKRGVIARARHKKILKQAKGYYGARSRVYRVAFQAVIKAGQYAYRDRRQKKRQFRQLWIARINAAARQNGISYSKFINGLKKASVEIDRKILADIAVFDKVAFTALVEKAKSALA; encoded by the coding sequence ATGGCTCGCGTAAAACGTGGTGTAATTGCACGTGCACGTCACAAGAAAATTTTGAAACAAGCTAAAGGCTACTACGGTGCGCGTTCACGCGTATACCGCGTTGCCTTCCAGGCTGTTATCAAAGCAGGTCAGTACGCTTATCGTGACCGTCGTCAGAAAAAGCGTCAGTTCCGTCAACTGTGGATTGCGCGTATCAACGCAGCAGCACGTCAGAACGGTATTTCTTACAGCAAATTCATCAATGGCCTGAAAAAAGCCTCTGTTGAAATCGACCGTAAGATCCTGGCTGACATCGCTGTATTCGACAAAGTGGCATTCACTGCCCTGGTTGAAAAAGCGAAATCAGCACTGGCATAA
- the aroH gene encoding 3-deoxy-7-phosphoheptulonate synthase AroH: MNKTDELRTARMDSLVTPAQLAQQYPVSPAVADHVIQSRRRIEKILNGEDSRLLVVIGPCSIHDLDAAMDYARRLAALRSKHQAHLEIVMRTYFEKPRTVVGWKGLISDPDLNGSYRVNHGIELARKLLLQVNELGVPTATEFLDMVTGQFIADLISWGAIGARTTESQIHREMASALSCPVGFKNGTDGNTRIAVDAIRASRASHMFLSPDKNGQMTIYQTSGNPYGHIIMRGGKKPNYSAADIAAACDTLHEFDLPEHLVVDFSHGNCQKQHRRQLDVCDDVCAQIRNGSTAIAGVMAESFLREGTQKIVAGQPLAYGQSITDPCLNWEDSEVLLEKLAAAVATRF; encoded by the coding sequence ATGAATAAAACTGATGAATTGCGTACTGCGCGGATGGACAGTCTGGTCACACCCGCGCAACTGGCGCAGCAATACCCCGTTTCGCCTGCCGTTGCGGATCACGTGATCCAGTCACGCCGTCGTATTGAGAAAATCCTTAATGGTGAAGACAGCCGTCTGCTGGTGGTAATTGGCCCCTGTTCCATTCACGATCTGGATGCGGCAATGGATTATGCGCGTCGCCTTGCGGCGCTGCGCAGTAAACATCAGGCGCATCTTGAGATCGTCATGCGCACCTATTTTGAAAAACCGCGCACCGTTGTTGGCTGGAAAGGACTGATTTCCGATCCAGACCTTAACGGCAGTTATCGCGTGAATCACGGCATCGAACTGGCGCGTAAGCTGCTGTTGCAGGTGAATGAACTGGGCGTGCCGACAGCCACTGAATTTCTCGACATGGTAACCGGGCAGTTTATCGCCGATCTCATCAGCTGGGGAGCGATTGGCGCGCGCACCACGGAAAGCCAGATCCACCGGGAAATGGCTTCAGCGCTCTCCTGCCCGGTGGGTTTTAAAAACGGAACGGACGGTAATACCCGCATTGCGGTGGATGCTATTCGCGCTTCGCGCGCCAGCCATATGTTCCTGTCGCCGGATAAAAATGGCCAGATGACGATTTACCAGACCAGCGGCAACCCCTACGGGCATATCATTATGCGTGGCGGGAAAAAGCCGAACTACTCTGCCGCTGATATTGCCGCGGCCTGCGATACGTTGCATGAGTTTGATCTGCCGGAGCATCTGGTTGTCGATTTCAGCCACGGAAACTGCCAGAAACAGCACCGGCGCCAACTGGATGTCTGCGATGATGTCTGCGCGCAAATTCGCAATGGTTCAACGGCGATTGCGGGTGTCATGGCGGAGAGTTTCCTGCGCGAGGGCACCCAGAAGATCGTTGCCGGCCAGCCTCTGGCGTATGGTCAGTCGATCACCGACCCCTGCCTGAACTGGGAAGACAGCGAAGTGCTGCTGGAAAAACTGGCCGCCGCTGTCGCCACCCGTTTCTAA